Below is a genomic region from Candidatus Binataceae bacterium.
TTTGCCGGTACTGCGCGATAGGAGCAGCCCGGTCCCCCAGCGGCGGCGGAAACTTCGTTCGCTGCTGGAGCAACATTTCGACTTCTCGGATATGTCCCGGATTGCGCTGGGATATCACTGGCGCGAGCTCAGCACCCAGCAGCGAGCCCAATTTACCCAGTTATTTACGGCCTTTATCGAAAATGCATACCTGAGCAAAATTCAGGATTATTCGGGCCAGGATGTCGCCATTCTGGGGCAAAATGCCGAGGGAGAAGGCTTTGCGCGAGTGCGCAGCCAGATAATCCAGTCAGGAAAGCAGCCAATCAAGGTGGATTACCTGTTGCGTGACATGGATGGCGACTGGAAAATCTATGATGTGACAGTTGACGCTATCAGTATTGTGGCGAACTATCGAAATCAGTTTAATCGTGTGATTAATGATCAGGGATTCGATAAACTGATGTCCGATATGCGTGTGAAGCAACAGCAGCTAGAAGCCTCTATGGGGTCATAGACCCTTCAATCCGGGGGGAGAACGACGCCGAACGGAAAGTCTGGCGCGGAGGTAAACAAACGTGGCCGTCAGTGAAGAGATCATGCGAATGCAGACCGAGCGCAGCATCAAGAAGCTAGCCACCCTGTGTGGAACAGCATTGCTGGCGACTTTGCTGATGGTTTCGGCTACGT
It encodes:
- a CDS encoding ABC transporter substrate-binding protein, which gives rise to MFGNNHSAGNLRTPLAPWVSSATARIAFGAFAAAMLALMVATAVSPPEAWALPTALDTVSQVVNTALPVLRDRSSPVPQRRRKLRSLLEQHFDFSDMSRIALGYHWRELSTQQRAQFTQLFTAFIENAYLSKIQDYSGQDVAILGQNAEGEGFARVRSQIIQSGKQPIKVDYLLRDMDGDWKIYDVTVDAISIVANYRNQFNRVINDQGFDKLMSDMRVKQQQLEASMGS